One genomic window of Haloarcula pelagica includes the following:
- a CDS encoding toxin-antitoxin system TumE family protein, giving the protein MASYTTIEDWRDVEDGYVVAVTIRQTDDKKYPCGWDYSLHLGEVGGDTIIRYDNAHEQQKGHERHTQTDVEYIDFPGMLTLYDQFKEEAEELSPVSWDWSS; this is encoded by the coding sequence ATGGCGTCCTATACGACAATCGAAGACTGGCGGGATGTCGAAGACGGCTACGTTGTTGCAGTGACCATCCGACAGACTGACGATAAAAAGTACCCGTGTGGCTGGGACTACAGTCTGCATCTCGGCGAAGTTGGTGGCGATACCATCATCCGATACGACAACGCTCACGAACAACAGAAAGGACACGAGCGCCACACCCAGACCGATGTCGAATATATCGATTTCCCCGGGATGCTCACGCTGTACGACCAGTTCAAAGAGGAAGCTGAAGAACTATCTCCCGTCTCATGGGACTGGTCATCATAG
- a CDS encoding Fic family protein: protein MNPDDFDNGPGWIDPYEDIPCYQPAGLPPELTYSDDILRAYGDARYALGQLSTLYDDIENENLLIAPFVVREAAMSSQIEGTDVTVSDIVLHNLDDDPERSAANLRDIREAYNYVEAIRTGFNALDDGRQIDQELLCELHASLLIDVRGENKRPGDIRDDIPVMIGPDNHVENARFVPANPNSVALLLDQLLSYIRNGSYPPLIDIAITHYQFETIHPFRDGNGRLGRLLIMLQLYQANLLSEPYLYLSAYFNHYRTEYFDRLLAVSQHGQWESWITFVLNAIAEQAIDAYQCGIELVALRADYRSRFPNSPAVRDVIDHLFEEPYLKAPRAIDATGRSRQAVYDAIERLSEDGIIVELTDKERNRVYRAPDILALVESP, encoded by the coding sequence ATGAATCCCGATGATTTTGATAACGGACCGGGATGGATTGACCCATACGAGGATATTCCGTGCTACCAGCCTGCTGGACTCCCACCTGAGCTCACATACAGTGACGATATCCTCCGTGCCTACGGGGATGCACGCTATGCTCTCGGACAGCTCTCGACACTCTACGACGACATCGAGAACGAGAACCTTCTCATCGCGCCGTTTGTCGTCCGGGAAGCGGCGATGAGTTCGCAGATTGAAGGGACTGATGTCACTGTCTCGGATATCGTTCTTCACAATCTCGACGACGATCCTGAGCGCTCAGCAGCCAACCTTCGGGACATCCGTGAAGCGTATAATTACGTCGAAGCAATCCGGACGGGCTTCAACGCCTTGGATGATGGCAGACAGATAGATCAAGAACTCCTCTGTGAGCTCCATGCTTCATTACTCATTGATGTCCGTGGTGAGAACAAGCGCCCGGGTGATATTCGCGATGATATCCCAGTCATGATCGGCCCGGATAACCACGTCGAAAACGCTCGATTCGTCCCGGCAAATCCAAACAGCGTCGCACTACTCCTTGATCAGTTGCTCTCATACATTAGAAATGGGAGTTATCCCCCACTGATCGATATCGCGATTACACACTACCAGTTCGAGACGATTCATCCGTTCCGCGATGGGAATGGCCGATTGGGACGACTCCTCATTATGCTCCAACTGTATCAGGCAAACCTGCTCTCAGAACCGTATCTCTACCTCTCGGCGTATTTCAACCACTATCGAACGGAGTACTTTGACCGTCTCCTCGCGGTGAGCCAGCATGGCCAGTGGGAGTCGTGGATCACGTTCGTCCTGAACGCGATTGCCGAACAGGCTATTGATGCCTATCAGTGTGGTATCGAACTCGTCGCGCTCCGTGCGGACTACCGAAGCCGTTTCCCGAACAGCCCTGCAGTCCGGGATGTCATCGACCATTTGTTCGAAGAGCCATATCTCAAAGCTCCACGGGCCATCGATGCGACCGGTCGCTCACGGCAGGCAGTCTACGACGCGATTGAGAGGCTCAGTGAAGACGGAATCATCGTAGAATTGACTGACAAAGAGCGCAACAGAGTATACAGAGCGCCAGATATTCTCGCTCTCGTCGAATCGCCCTGA
- a CDS encoding TetR/AcrR family transcriptional regulator — protein sequence MSSESTAEIIEATGRALCEHGYADLTMQRIADESSVTSAAIHYHFDTKEELLNAFLDDLLDRFESRLACEARDPRDRLTDFLDAVFEESSSDHDDFPVALMELKAQAPYHDLFRERFVELDEVVRTVVETAVRDGIEAGYFDDADPEEVARLVATMINGAHVRSVALGERTGRTRETIEQSLTLHLGWTPGSEVAA from the coding sequence ATGAGTTCTGAGAGCACTGCCGAAATCATCGAGGCGACGGGGCGTGCACTCTGCGAGCACGGCTACGCCGACCTCACGATGCAACGCATTGCCGACGAGTCGTCGGTGACCTCGGCGGCTATTCACTACCACTTCGACACCAAAGAAGAGTTGCTGAACGCCTTTCTGGACGACCTACTGGACCGATTCGAATCGCGTCTGGCCTGCGAGGCACGAGACCCACGCGACCGCCTGACAGACTTCCTCGACGCCGTATTCGAGGAGTCCTCATCCGACCACGACGACTTCCCGGTCGCGCTAATGGAGCTGAAGGCCCAGGCACCCTATCACGATCTCTTTCGCGAGCGGTTCGTCGAACTCGACGAAGTCGTCCGTACCGTCGTCGAGACGGCCGTCCGCGACGGCATCGAGGCGGGATACTTCGACGATGCCGACCCCGAAGAAGTAGCCCGGCTCGTTGCCACGATGATTAACGGCGCGCACGTCCGCTCAGTGGCGCTCGGTGAGCGGACCGGGCGGACTCGCGAGACTATCGAACAATCGTTGACCCTGCATCTGGGCTGGACGCCCGGCTCGGAGGTGGCGGCGTGA
- a CDS encoding MATE family efflux transporter gives MSLFKGQDELNLTDGDILKPLVYLSLPIVITNLLQTAYNLADTFWLGRYSTDALAAISFGFPMVFLLISLGMGLSVAGSVLVAQHTGAEETRKAEYAASQTFTFAFAASLILGLVAYPFVRPFLEFLGASPSVLPGATAYMEVIALGLPFMFGFFVFISLMRGAGDTITPMLVMLGTVVLNVILDPFLINGWDVGPIAVPELGIQGAAVATVFSRSLAMAVGLAIMLSGSRGIQIHVSDLVPDFQYLKKILEIGVPASIEGTGRALSINALLIVVGLFSTTVVAAFGIGTRVFSVIFLPAIAVARGVETMSGQNIGAGKYDRAEEANYLAAKGLFAILAFMGVVIFLVPEPIVAVFTNDSAVITEGATFLRYVSLSFGFIGIMRAFTGGFRGAGKTLVAAAISVTTLAVIRLPIAYVASQYRLSIPFADAIFGVRGIWIAFFISNIAGATIAWLWFRRGTWRDGDVRGSTGSADADFEDEFETPAVDD, from the coding sequence GTGAGCCTGTTCAAAGGACAGGACGAACTGAACCTCACCGATGGGGATATCCTCAAACCGTTGGTGTATCTGTCCCTGCCCATCGTCATAACGAACTTGCTCCAGACGGCCTACAACCTCGCGGACACCTTCTGGCTCGGTCGCTACTCGACGGATGCGCTAGCGGCCATCTCCTTTGGGTTCCCGATGGTCTTCTTGCTCATTTCTCTCGGGATGGGCCTATCAGTAGCAGGGAGTGTTCTTGTGGCCCAACATACTGGCGCTGAGGAGACGCGAAAAGCAGAGTATGCGGCGTCCCAGACGTTCACCTTCGCCTTCGCTGCGTCGTTGATACTCGGGCTTGTCGCGTATCCGTTCGTCCGGCCGTTCCTGGAGTTCCTTGGGGCATCGCCAAGTGTGCTCCCCGGTGCGACGGCTTATATGGAGGTGATCGCACTCGGACTGCCGTTCATGTTCGGCTTCTTCGTGTTCATCTCCCTGATGCGCGGCGCCGGCGACACGATTACGCCGATGCTCGTGATGTTGGGGACGGTTGTCCTCAACGTCATCCTCGACCCATTCCTGATTAACGGGTGGGACGTAGGCCCGATTGCCGTCCCCGAGCTGGGCATCCAGGGGGCGGCCGTCGCGACCGTCTTCTCGCGGAGTCTGGCGATGGCCGTCGGCCTCGCGATCATGCTCTCGGGGAGCCGTGGCATCCAGATTCACGTCTCGGACCTTGTCCCCGACTTCCAGTATCTCAAAAAGATCCTCGAAATCGGCGTCCCGGCAAGCATCGAGGGAACCGGCCGGGCACTCTCCATCAACGCCTTGCTCATCGTCGTCGGCCTGTTCTCGACGACGGTCGTTGCGGCGTTCGGTATCGGGACCCGCGTGTTCTCGGTCATTTTCCTGCCAGCAATCGCCGTTGCCCGTGGTGTCGAGACGATGAGCGGCCAGAACATCGGCGCTGGGAAATACGACCGCGCCGAGGAAGCGAACTATCTCGCAGCCAAGGGGCTGTTTGCCATCCTCGCGTTCATGGGCGTCGTGATATTCCTCGTGCCAGAGCCTATCGTCGCTGTCTTCACGAACGACTCGGCCGTCATCACCGAGGGGGCGACGTTCCTCCGGTACGTCTCGCTCTCCTTTGGGTTCATCGGCATCATGCGCGCCTTTACTGGCGGGTTCCGCGGCGCGGGGAAGACGCTCGTCGCTGCCGCTATCTCCGTCACAACCCTCGCCGTTATCCGACTCCCCATCGCGTACGTCGCGTCCCAATATCGCCTCTCGATTCCGTTCGCCGACGCTATCTTCGGTGTCCGTGGCATCTGGATTGCGTTCTTCATCTCAAATATCGCGGGTGCGACTATCGCGTGGCTGTGGTTCCGCCGCGGGACGTGGCGTGATGGCGATGTGCGCGGGTCCACAGGTTCGGCTGACGCCGACTTCGAGGACGAGTTCGAGACACCGGCAGTAGACGACTGA
- a CDS encoding recombinase family protein, whose amino-acid sequence MPEIGIYARVSTTDQDPQRQLDELQEFADHSYNEPEIHAYTDIISGTKTDRGEEYQRLRSDIEDGALDVVIVHELSRLSRLGAGEIHEFLEFCLRHETGIQDLEVGLELSLDDDLVDRAVSQLIAGVMGDLARVEHKQKLRRIQSGIDAAKDAGRWTGRPPAGFDVEDGYLQVNADEFLTIRRALERVAQGYSYAEAADGTPVAESTLRALYDDRRDLYFYAEAGDERLQAAAQELEPLEKPDLPIDTSLPEQDIRTIVRDEIRRHQQ is encoded by the coding sequence ATGCCCGAGATCGGCATCTATGCCCGTGTCTCGACTACAGACCAAGACCCACAACGTCAGCTCGACGAACTGCAGGAGTTCGCCGACCACTCGTACAACGAACCGGAGATTCACGCCTACACAGACATCATTAGTGGGACAAAAACCGACCGGGGTGAGGAATACCAGCGTCTCCGTTCGGATATTGAAGACGGAGCCTTGGACGTTGTCATCGTCCACGAACTCTCTCGTCTTTCCAGACTCGGCGCCGGCGAAATCCACGAGTTTCTCGAGTTCTGTCTCAGGCATGAAACCGGGATTCAAGATCTGGAAGTCGGGCTCGAACTCAGCCTTGATGATGACCTCGTCGACAGAGCGGTGAGTCAGCTAATTGCTGGTGTGATGGGTGACCTCGCTCGCGTAGAACACAAACAGAAGCTTCGCCGGATTCAGTCTGGTATCGACGCTGCGAAAGATGCCGGCCGATGGACTGGACGGCCTCCAGCAGGGTTCGACGTTGAAGATGGCTACCTCCAGGTCAACGCTGACGAGTTCCTGACTATTCGACGGGCGCTCGAACGCGTCGCTCAAGGCTACTCCTACGCTGAGGCAGCTGACGGAACGCCCGTCGCTGAGTCAACATTGCGGGCTCTTTACGATGATCGCCGGGACCTGTATTTCTACGCTGAAGCCGGAGACGAGCGGCTCCAAGCTGCCGCACAAGAACTCGAACCCCTAGAGAAACCGGATCTCCCCATTGATACAAGCCTCCCCGAGCAGGACATTCGGACCATCGTTCGCGATGAGATCCGCCGTCATCAGCAGTAG
- a CDS encoding SulP family inorganic anion transporter, giving the protein MRLPDIGTLLPIVEWLREYEPGWLRADLVAGLTVGAAVVPEGMAYAALAGLPLETGLYASLAAVTAYLVVGTSKQVIVGPTSALAVLLATQVGAVATGGAAYVTLVGVTTLLVGAIAFVAWLFRLGFVMNFISESVLTGFSAGAALFIISTQLPTLLGLDSASGQFYERIWFVLNSLAAIQPLTAAVGVGTVLLLLAGERYAPRLPSALIVVALAIALVTVTGIEEQGVTVVGAVPSGLPVLAVPTTTLSTVVQLLPVALALFILSYVEGMAAVETFAQRHKYRADPDQELLATGLTNTLSGLAQGFVVGGSMSRSALNDAVGGRTQAINAIVAVVLIVVLVFLTGLLSALPEATLAGVVIVAVTKLVDVAELRRLWRVDRGEFLTAAVALTSVLVVGLLYGVFVGVVISALVVLGRATYPHTAELGRDTTGGEFTDIDRHPADERVPGVLVYRVDAELFFANAPTVRHDLLERLDERDEQVRLVVFDMRSSPTIDLTAADMFADLHERLAHRGIDLRLAEADGAVRDVLALSASAHPLCETPVNEGVATTIESWQRSQEQ; this is encoded by the coding sequence ATGCGTCTCCCCGACATCGGGACGCTACTTCCGATTGTCGAGTGGCTCCGCGAGTACGAGCCAGGGTGGCTGCGAGCGGATCTCGTCGCCGGTCTCACGGTCGGTGCTGCAGTGGTTCCCGAGGGAATGGCCTATGCCGCACTCGCCGGTCTCCCGCTTGAGACGGGGCTCTATGCGAGTCTCGCCGCCGTGACAGCGTACCTGGTAGTCGGGACCTCGAAACAGGTCATCGTCGGACCGACCTCCGCGCTGGCAGTGCTACTTGCGACCCAGGTCGGTGCGGTGGCAACTGGTGGGGCAGCGTACGTGACGCTCGTCGGCGTCACGACCCTTCTGGTGGGAGCAATAGCGTTCGTCGCGTGGCTGTTTCGGCTGGGCTTCGTCATGAACTTCATCTCCGAGTCGGTGCTGACTGGCTTTTCCGCTGGTGCAGCCCTGTTTATTATCTCGACACAGCTGCCTACACTACTCGGACTCGACAGCGCCAGTGGGCAGTTCTACGAACGAATCTGGTTCGTCCTGAACAGCCTCGCTGCCATCCAGCCGCTAACGGCCGCCGTCGGCGTCGGGACGGTTCTGTTGTTGCTGGCCGGTGAACGGTACGCCCCACGGCTTCCGTCAGCACTCATCGTGGTGGCGCTCGCTATTGCGCTGGTTACCGTGACGGGCATCGAGGAGCAGGGAGTGACAGTCGTCGGCGCGGTCCCGAGCGGCCTGCCCGTACTCGCTGTGCCGACTACAACACTGTCGACTGTCGTCCAATTACTCCCGGTGGCACTGGCGTTGTTCATCCTCTCGTACGTCGAAGGGATGGCCGCTGTCGAGACGTTCGCCCAGCGGCACAAGTACCGTGCCGACCCGGACCAGGAACTGCTCGCGACGGGACTGACGAACACGCTGTCGGGACTCGCACAGGGCTTCGTCGTCGGGGGCAGTATGTCACGGTCGGCGCTGAACGATGCGGTCGGTGGCCGAACGCAAGCGATAAACGCGATTGTCGCCGTCGTGCTCATCGTCGTGTTGGTATTTTTGACAGGCTTACTATCCGCGCTTCCCGAGGCGACACTCGCTGGCGTGGTCATCGTCGCAGTGACGAAACTGGTCGACGTCGCCGAACTGCGACGGCTATGGCGGGTCGACCGAGGGGAGTTTCTCACAGCCGCAGTGGCGCTTACGAGTGTGCTCGTCGTGGGCCTCCTCTATGGCGTGTTCGTCGGGGTCGTCATCTCTGCACTGGTCGTACTAGGCCGAGCGACGTATCCACACACCGCAGAACTCGGACGAGACACCACGGGAGGCGAGTTCACCGACATTGACCGGCATCCCGCCGACGAGCGAGTGCCCGGGGTACTCGTCTACCGTGTCGACGCGGAGCTGTTCTTCGCAAACGCACCCACGGTACGACACGATCTGCTGGAGCGCCTTGACGAGCGCGACGAGCAAGTCCGGCTCGTAGTATTCGACATGCGGTCCTCACCGACGATCGATCTGACCGCAGCCGATATGTTTGCGGATCTGCACGAGCGGTTGGCTCACCGAGGCATCGACCTGCGGCTTGCCGAGGCCGACGGGGCCGTTCGAGACGTGCTTGCGCTGTCTGCGTCGGCCCATCCCCTCTGTGAGACGCCCGTCAACGAAGGCGTGGCAACCACGATTGAGTCGTGGCAACGTAGCCAGGAACAGTGA
- a CDS encoding transcriptional regulator — MPTLKVTVGERDRLDQRARSRIKAAQEGKDLEDVQPVLNFESYTELSRLLSPKNLQLLEAISEHGPESIREAAELVDRDYKQVHRNLTELESIGVIEFEGGGSGQAKKPLLTYDGLEIDIPFAGSNDNIGAAAP; from the coding sequence ATGCCAACGCTCAAAGTCACCGTCGGTGAACGCGACCGTCTCGATCAGCGTGCTCGCAGTCGCATCAAGGCTGCACAGGAAGGGAAGGACCTTGAAGATGTCCAACCAGTTCTCAATTTCGAATCGTACACCGAACTTAGCCGGCTCCTCAGCCCAAAGAATCTGCAGTTACTAGAGGCGATCTCAGAACACGGCCCTGAAAGTATTCGTGAGGCTGCTGAACTTGTCGACCGAGACTACAAACAGGTCCATCGGAATCTCACTGAACTCGAATCGATCGGTGTTATTGAGTTCGAGGGAGGTGGCTCTGGGCAGGCGAAGAAGCCGTTATTGACCTACGATGGGCTCGAAATCGATATCCCGTTTGCTGGATCGAATGATAATATCGGTGCTGCTGCGCCGTGA